A stretch of the Pseudomonas helvetica genome encodes the following:
- a CDS encoding MFS transporter, with product MLLPILLLSAAGFTVLTTEFIIVGLLPSIARDLDVSVSQAGLLVTLFAFTVAAFGPFLTAYFARFERRRLFISVLIMFGLANTLAAMAPNIGVMAVARLIPALGLPVFWALASETAVDIVGPDYAGRAIAKIGFGIVCATVFGIPVGTLISDAFGWRTAFGILAVIALAKALLLFIYLPKTNLHNQQVSLRSQFKILRSPLMQGHVLLSILVFSGMFTAYTYLADILERLAGFNGTVVGWCLMGFGAVGLIGNSLGGRMVDRHPLIASMVFCGFMIGGMVALVPSIHSTLGLAAAMGVWGVTQAALFLVSHVRLMKAAPQAPAFAASLNIAGANLGIGLGAMVGGHVIDTLGLGSLGFAAAGFILVSIVLALLLMKVKAPAVCA from the coding sequence ATGCTGTTGCCCATCCTGTTGTTGTCAGCCGCCGGTTTCACCGTGCTGACCACAGAATTCATCATTGTCGGTCTGTTACCGTCGATCGCTCGCGACCTCGATGTCAGCGTTTCCCAGGCTGGACTGCTGGTGACCTTGTTCGCGTTTACCGTCGCCGCCTTCGGACCCTTCCTGACCGCGTATTTCGCGCGTTTTGAACGTCGGCGTCTGTTTATCAGCGTGCTGATCATGTTCGGGCTGGCGAACACCCTGGCGGCCATGGCGCCGAACATTGGCGTGATGGCCGTCGCGCGGCTGATACCGGCGCTGGGTTTGCCGGTGTTCTGGGCGCTGGCCAGTGAAACGGCGGTGGACATCGTCGGGCCGGACTATGCGGGGCGGGCGATTGCCAAGATCGGTTTCGGGATTGTCTGCGCGACCGTGTTCGGAATCCCCGTCGGCACGTTGATTTCCGATGCGTTCGGCTGGCGCACGGCGTTCGGCATTCTCGCGGTCATTGCCTTGGCCAAGGCGCTGCTGCTGTTTATCTATTTGCCGAAAACCAACCTGCACAACCAGCAGGTGAGCTTGCGTTCACAGTTCAAGATTCTGCGCAGCCCGCTGATGCAAGGGCACGTGCTGTTGTCGATTCTGGTCTTCAGCGGGATGTTTACCGCTTACACCTACCTGGCCGACATCCTTGAGCGGTTGGCCGGTTTCAACGGCACTGTGGTCGGCTGGTGTCTGATGGGCTTTGGTGCGGTCGGGCTGATCGGCAACTCGCTGGGCGGGCGCATGGTCGATCGCCATCCATTGATCGCGTCGATGGTGTTCTGTGGCTTCATGATCGGCGGCATGGTGGCGCTGGTACCGAGTATTCATTCAACGCTGGGACTGGCGGCGGCGATGGGCGTCTGGGGCGTGACCCAGGCTGCGCTGTTCCTGGTCAGTCACGTGCGCTTGATGAAAGCCGCACCGCAGGCACCAGCCTTTGCTGCGTCGCTGAACATCGCCGGAGCCAATCTGGGGATCGGCTTGGGGGCGATGGTCGGTGGGCACGTGATCGACACCTTGGGCCTGGGCAGCCTGGGGTTTGCGGCGGCCGGTTTTATCCTGGTGTCGATTGTATTGGCCTTGTTGCTGATGAAGGTCAAAGCCCCAGCCGTCTGCGCCTGA
- the sstT gene encoding serine/threonine transporter SstT, which translates to MTAAPPTLLHRLKHTSLVTQIVIGLILGIALALFAPEVAKSTAFIGKVFVSALKAVAPILVFVLVMASIANHKHGQETHIKPILFLYLLGTFAAAVVAVVASSLFPSSLVLSTHDVAISAPGGISEVLQSLLLSVVDNPISALMNANFIGILAWAIGMGIAIRHAGETTRTVLGDLSNGVTVIVRLVIRFAPLGIFGLVASTLATSGFGALIGYLHLLAVLLGCMLFVALVMNPAIVYWKLRRNPYPLVLTCLRESGITAFFTRSSAANIPVNLELSKRLGLHEDTYSVSIPLGATINMAGAAITITVLTLAAVHTLGIAVDIPTAVLLSVVAAICACGASGVAGGSLLLIPLACSLFGIPSEIAMQVVAVGFIIGVLQDSAETALNSSTDVLFTAAACLAQEEKTVQAA; encoded by the coding sequence ATGACTGCTGCTCCGCCTACTCTTTTGCACAGACTCAAACACACCAGCCTGGTCACGCAAATCGTCATTGGCCTGATCCTCGGCATTGCCTTGGCGCTGTTTGCGCCTGAGGTGGCGAAATCCACCGCATTCATCGGCAAAGTGTTTGTCTCGGCACTGAAAGCCGTCGCACCGATTCTGGTGTTCGTGCTGGTGATGGCCTCGATCGCCAACCACAAACACGGTCAGGAAACCCATATCAAGCCGATTCTGTTCCTGTATCTGCTGGGCACCTTTGCCGCAGCCGTAGTGGCAGTGGTGGCCAGCAGCCTGTTCCCTTCGAGCCTGGTGCTGTCCACCCACGACGTGGCGATCAGCGCGCCCGGCGGAATCTCCGAAGTCTTGCAAAGCCTGCTGCTGAGCGTGGTCGACAACCCGATCAGTGCACTGATGAACGCCAATTTCATCGGCATTCTGGCCTGGGCAATCGGTATGGGCATCGCCATCCGCCATGCCGGCGAAACCACCCGTACCGTGCTCGGCGACCTGTCCAACGGCGTCACGGTGATCGTGCGCCTGGTGATTCGTTTTGCTCCGCTGGGGATCTTCGGCCTGGTCGCCTCCACGCTGGCCACCTCGGGCTTCGGCGCACTGATCGGTTACCTGCATCTGCTGGCCGTACTGCTGGGTTGCATGCTGTTCGTGGCGCTGGTGATGAACCCGGCCATCGTCTATTGGAAGCTGCGCCGCAACCCTTACCCGCTGGTGCTGACCTGCCTGCGGGAAAGCGGAATCACCGCGTTCTTCACCCGCAGTTCGGCGGCGAACATTCCGGTCAACCTGGAACTGAGCAAGCGCTTGGGCCTGCATGAAGACACTTACTCGGTATCGATCCCGCTGGGCGCGACCATCAACATGGCCGGTGCGGCGATCACCATCACGGTACTGACCCTGGCGGCGGTGCACACGCTGGGGATTGCCGTGGACATCCCGACAGCCGTGCTGCTAAGCGTCGTCGCGGCGATCTGTGCCTGCGGCGCTTCGGGTGTGGCTGGTGGTTCGCTGCTGTTGATTCCGCTGGCGTGCAGCCTGTTTGGTATTCCGAGCGAGATCGCCATGCAAGTGGTGGCGGTCGGCTTCATCATCGGCGTGTTGCAGGACTCGGCGGAAACCGCGCTGAACTCCTCCACCGACGTGCTGTTCACCGCAGCCGCTTGCCTGGCCCAGGAAGAGAAAACCGTACAAGCCGCGTAA
- a CDS encoding DUF1993 family protein, producing the protein MTISLYAASVPVFKQMLNALSDVLNKAEAHATAKNIDPNAFLQARLYPDMFPLVRQVQIAVDFAKGVSARLAEIELPKYDDTEVTFAELQALITKVLAFIDGIKPEQINGKEGIEIVTRPGTPKEKRFSGQAYLLTYGLPQFFFHVTTAYAILRHNGVEVGKRDYMGAF; encoded by the coding sequence ATGACTATTTCTCTGTACGCTGCTTCCGTTCCAGTCTTCAAGCAAATGCTCAACGCGTTGAGCGATGTTCTGAACAAGGCCGAAGCTCACGCCACCGCCAAAAACATCGACCCGAACGCCTTCCTGCAAGCGCGTCTGTACCCGGACATGTTCCCGCTGGTGCGTCAGGTGCAGATCGCCGTCGATTTCGCCAAAGGCGTTTCTGCCCGCCTGGCCGAAATCGAACTGCCGAAGTACGACGACACCGAAGTGACCTTCGCCGAGCTGCAAGCCCTGATCACCAAGGTGCTGGCCTTCATCGACGGTATCAAGCCTGAGCAAATCAATGGCAAGGAAGGTATCGAGATCGTTACCCGCCCAGGCACCCCGAAAGAAAAACGCTTCAGTGGCCAGGCTTACCTGCTGACCTACGGCCTGCCGCAGTTCTTCTTCCACGTCACCACCGCCTACGCGATCCTGCGTCACAACGGTGTTGAAGTCGGCAAGCGCGATTACATGGGCGCGTTCTAA
- a CDS encoding HAMP domain-containing sensor histidine kinase, translating to MKPASSLQKRLGLGLTLGMTLLWLGATVGAWVVVQHELNEAFDSALEETAQRILPLAVLEIGSPDEPRQARHIAPLKVRKEYLTYLVRDARGEILMQSHDADPDIFNPLPVEGFTTTSRYRLYGTSAPREGVFIEMAEPLAHRREAAQEALLALLLPLLALIPISLLGTWLFVHVSLRSVRAYRRAIETRGVGDLSPIKVDRLPAEIDPLAEAVNHLMERLRKALETERSFTANSAHELRTPLAATLAHIQRLRREAPEGPLQVRAAKIEASLQALTRLSEKLMQLAKAEGGGLLSEVPQDLIPLLAHVVDECNHAAGQRVHLVLPAVQSVLSAIDPDAFAILVRNLIENAMKHGAPDQPIEVSLSSQALLRVVNAGPVVPEPILKRLTERFVRGESGAEGSGLGLAIALTIAQGVNATMTLVSPATGKQDGFEVIVQFVQGR from the coding sequence ATGAAGCCCGCCTCGAGTCTGCAAAAGCGTCTGGGGCTGGGGCTGACGCTGGGCATGACCCTGCTTTGGCTGGGGGCGACCGTCGGCGCCTGGGTCGTGGTGCAACACGAATTGAACGAGGCCTTCGACAGTGCACTGGAGGAGACGGCACAGCGAATCCTGCCCTTGGCCGTGCTCGAAATCGGCAGCCCTGATGAGCCTCGCCAGGCTCGGCATATTGCACCGCTCAAAGTGCGCAAGGAATACCTGACGTACCTGGTCCGCGATGCCAGGGGCGAGATACTGATGCAATCTCATGATGCCGACCCTGACATTTTCAATCCGCTGCCGGTGGAGGGCTTCACCACCACTTCCAGGTACCGTTTGTACGGGACCAGCGCTCCGCGCGAAGGCGTTTTTATCGAGATGGCCGAGCCCTTGGCCCATCGACGCGAAGCCGCTCAGGAGGCCTTGCTCGCGTTGCTCCTGCCGTTGCTGGCACTGATTCCGATCAGCTTGTTGGGCACCTGGTTGTTCGTGCACGTCAGCCTGCGCAGCGTTCGGGCGTACCGCCGGGCCATCGAGACGCGCGGTGTCGGTGACTTGTCCCCGATCAAGGTGGATCGGTTGCCTGCGGAAATCGATCCATTGGCCGAGGCGGTCAACCATCTGATGGAGCGACTGCGCAAGGCACTGGAGACGGAACGCAGCTTTACCGCCAACAGTGCCCATGAGCTGCGCACCCCGCTGGCAGCGACGTTGGCACACATTCAGCGGTTACGCCGCGAGGCGCCTGAGGGCCCGCTTCAAGTGCGTGCCGCGAAGATCGAGGCCTCTCTCCAGGCGCTGACGCGACTCTCGGAAAAGCTGATGCAACTGGCCAAGGCTGAAGGTGGCGGGCTTCTGTCCGAAGTGCCGCAAGACCTCATACCGTTACTGGCGCATGTGGTCGATGAGTGCAACCACGCAGCCGGCCAGCGGGTTCATCTGGTTCTGCCCGCTGTGCAAAGCGTGCTGTCGGCAATTGATCCTGACGCCTTCGCCATTCTTGTGCGCAACCTGATCGAGAACGCGATGAAGCACGGCGCGCCGGATCAACCCATTGAGGTGAGCCTTTCCAGTCAGGCACTTTTGAGGGTAGTCAATGCCGGTCCGGTGGTGCCTGAGCCGATATTGAAACGCCTGACCGAGCGCTTCGTGCGCGGTGAAAGCGGCGCTGAGGGTTCGGGGCTTGGCCTGGCCATCGCGCTGACGATTGCCCAAGGCGTCAACGCGACGATGACGCTCGTGTCGCCCGCGACGGGTAAACAAGACGGCTTTGAAGTCATCGTGCAGTTTGTTCAGGGGCGCTAG